Proteins from one Argopecten irradians isolate NY chromosome 15, Ai_NY, whole genome shotgun sequence genomic window:
- the LOC138309222 gene encoding uncharacterized protein — protein sequence MGSSNSRFSPPIQETHSSKSHLRYTCSMIDDQSINYVIRENAHNLTWEEQAMGREAQILATQELSRTMRNCELVVYLKHTTITLRAGDCDNRIVMQKRYNGEIEWKFTQRSFTQTVYSGVKWLGSRLLSFFGQLPGIAAGAVMKSIMPW from the exons ATGGGAAGCTCTAATTCACGTTTCAGTCCTCCGATacag GAAACACATTCATCAAAATCACACTTGCGGTACACGTGCAGCATGATCGATGATCAATCCATTAATTATGTAATACGTGAGAACGCCCACAATTTAACGTGGGAGGAGCAAGCGATGGGACGGGAAGCCCAGATTCTGGCTACACAGGAGCTGAGCAGGACCATGCGGAACTGTGAACTTGTCGTGTATCTCAAACACACAACAATAACACTCCGCGCCGGTGATTGTGACAATAGAATTGTGATGCAGAAGAGATACAATGGTGAAATCGAGTGGAAGTTCACTCAGAGATCCTTCACTCAGACCGTGTACAGCGGCGTGAAGTGGCTTGGCAGTCGTCTGCTTAGCTTCTTCGGCCAGCTTCCTGGCATCGCAGCTGGTGCCGTGATGAAAAGTATTATGCCCTGGTGA